AGGCGCTGTACGGGGAGCACCGGCGGGTCCTGGACGCGCTGGGCGGTGTCCACACGCACCTCGGCGAGGACGTCGGCCGGGCGGCGGCGTACGACATCGCGCTGCTCGACATCTTCTGGACGTCGATGACGGGGTACGTGCACGCGCTCGCGGTGGCCCGCGCGGAGGGGATCTCGGCGCGGGAGCTGGCACCGTTCGCGCAGGGCATCGGGGCGATCCTGCCGCCGCTGTTCGAGGAGTGGGCGGGGGACGTGGACGGCGGCTCGTACTCGGGCGAGGGCAATCCCCTGACCTCCGCCGTGTCGACGATGACCCACGTCGTGCACGCGGCCGAGGCTCACGGCATCGACGCGAGCGTCATGCGCGCGGCGGAGGCGCTGGCGCTGCGGGCGGTGGACCGGGGCTTCGGCGCGGACGGCTTCACGCGCGTGACGCAGGTCCTGGACCGTCCGTGGCAGGCGCGTCCGTAGCAGGCAGGGAAGAGGGGCCGGATGCTGCCGGGTCCCGGCATGGACGGCCCCGGGTGAGCGGGACGACGATGGGCTCACGTTCGAGAGCTCTGGGGGGCCGTCGTGGTGGAGTGGGTGCTGGGAGTGAGCATGCCTTTCGGCGTGCTGGCGGTGGTGCTGGGCGTGGTCGCGTTCCGCAGGGGCTGGATGATCCCGCCGGCGCGCCGGCACGTCCGGCGGCCCCGCGTGTACGGCGTCGGTGTCGCGCTGACGGGCGTGGGCCTGCTCGTCTCGGATGCCGTGTGGATGGGTGTCCGGGAAGGTCTCCTGCCGAACCCGCCCTGGGGCGCCCTCGCCGGGAACGCCGTGCTGCTCGTCGGCATCGCCTTCATCGCGGCGAGCTACCTGCGCCCGCGCCACGGACGGTCCCCGCACCCCGCGGCGTAGTGCCACCCGTGCGCGAGAGGCGTGTGCGGAGGATGCTGCGGCGGATGGAGAGCGGGGAGCCGGTCGAGCTGGCCTCCTCCATGACGACGATGAAGGGGCTCGTCCGGCTCGCTCTCGTCGCGGAGCGGTTCGGGTACGCGTACGCGGACCTGCGGCAGGCCGGCGACGGCGGGTTCGTGATGTCGCTCGTGCCGGACCCCGGCCCGGAGGCCCGGGCGCTCGCCGCGGAGAACCGGGCCCGGTATCCGCACGCGGGCGCGGGGGGCGCGCTCCCGCCGCTCGTGCCCGGGGCGGCGGACCTTCTCATGGCGCGGATGTACCTGGACCTCAGGGGCCGGTACTCCACCGGGGAGAGAGCGGTGCTCACCGTCGTCGGTTCGGTCGCGGCGTCCCTGGTCTTCGGCTTCGAACTCGGCGGGAACGCGACCGGCGCCCTCA
This is a stretch of genomic DNA from Streptomyces sp. R44. It encodes these proteins:
- a CDS encoding NAD(P)-dependent oxidoreductase, which translates into the protein MSSSDERFSVTVLGLGPMGRALAGAFLDAGVRTTVWNRTPGKEGDLGARGAVLAASAEEAVAASPLTVICLVNYDATDSVLRQPAVADALKGRTVVNLSADVPERARDTGRWAAEHGIGYLDGAIMTPTPSIGTPAGVFLHSGPEALYGEHRRVLDALGGVHTHLGEDVGRAAAYDIALLDIFWTSMTGYVHALAVARAEGISARELAPFAQGIGAILPPLFEEWAGDVDGGSYSGEGNPLTSAVSTMTHVVHAAEAHGIDASVMRAAEALALRAVDRGFGADGFTRVTQVLDRPWQARP